Proteins encoded by one window of Salmonirosea aquatica:
- a CDS encoding RagB/SusD family nutrient uptake outer membrane protein, which produces MKNRAVKYFLISLVGTLFLGCTDLEEDPVGILAPESLFKTPKDVQTAIFGAYGWIASERLYGRQFVTALLLRGDMADIGDRGTPAERQQVNDFNMDDNNNMVRQFWPYWYQTISAVNAAISGAEGLGLPENEGNPLIAEARFVRAFSYYHLVRTFGDIPYLDRFITDPTSVKDISKTSAATVYQNIIADLQFAKQWLPDQQPNSVRSRPSKGTAAAYLASVYLTLADYQKSYAEAKFVIDNEAKFGYGLVADFQDLFRAPEPNNLKEHLFAIDFLGQQNGGGGANDDIMPPMTGVRGADAPRSGWSVAVPSMAVYNTWDSRDYRKQVSFTDSILIKGILQPYTVFDNTKRPHIAKYARYAGNSNTEGRYSDHNYAAMRYAEVLLIAAEALTEVNGGPNAEAIGYINQIRSRARNWAGKQTSFPEDVNSGLSKDAFINLVLEERRLELAFEYKRWYDIKRRKLGQAAFTGPNSLEPHPNFDPNRDYLMPLPRIELQVNPNLGPQNPGY; this is translated from the coding sequence ATGAAAAATCGTGCAGTAAAATATTTCTTAATTTCCCTGGTGGGTACCCTCTTTCTGGGTTGCACCGATCTGGAAGAGGACCCCGTCGGTATCCTGGCGCCGGAATCTCTTTTCAAAACGCCAAAAGATGTACAAACGGCCATTTTCGGGGCCTATGGCTGGATCGCCAGCGAGCGGTTGTATGGTCGGCAATTCGTCACGGCCCTGCTGTTGCGCGGCGACATGGCCGACATCGGCGACCGGGGTACCCCGGCTGAACGGCAGCAGGTCAACGACTTCAACATGGATGATAACAACAACATGGTACGGCAATTCTGGCCCTACTGGTATCAGACGATCAGCGCGGTCAACGCGGCTATTTCGGGAGCAGAAGGCTTGGGATTGCCTGAAAACGAAGGCAATCCCCTGATTGCCGAAGCCCGCTTCGTCCGGGCCTTTTCCTACTATCATCTGGTTCGGACATTCGGCGATATTCCCTACCTCGATCGCTTTATAACGGACCCCACTTCGGTGAAGGATATTTCCAAGACGTCCGCTGCCACCGTTTACCAGAACATCATCGCCGATCTCCAATTCGCCAAGCAGTGGCTGCCCGACCAGCAGCCCAACAGCGTGCGGAGTCGGCCTTCCAAAGGGACGGCGGCCGCTTACCTGGCCTCGGTGTACCTGACGCTGGCCGATTACCAGAAATCCTATGCCGAAGCCAAATTCGTCATCGACAATGAGGCAAAGTTCGGGTACGGTTTGGTCGCTGATTTTCAGGATCTTTTCCGGGCCCCTGAGCCCAACAACTTGAAAGAGCACCTGTTTGCCATTGATTTCCTGGGACAGCAGAACGGCGGCGGCGGAGCTAACGACGATATCATGCCCCCCATGACGGGCGTTCGGGGTGCCGACGCGCCCCGCAGCGGCTGGAGCGTGGCGGTACCGTCGATGGCTGTCTACAATACCTGGGATTCCCGCGACTACCGCAAGCAGGTGAGCTTTACGGATTCAATTTTGATCAAGGGAATCCTACAGCCCTATACCGTATTCGACAATACCAAGCGCCCTCATATTGCCAAGTACGCCCGCTACGCGGGTAATTCCAATACCGAAGGGCGCTACTCCGACCATAACTACGCCGCCATGCGCTACGCTGAGGTACTGTTGATTGCCGCCGAGGCGTTGACCGAAGTGAATGGCGGTCCCAATGCGGAAGCCATTGGCTATATAAATCAGATCCGGAGTCGGGCCCGGAATTGGGCGGGAAAGCAAACCAGTTTCCCCGAGGACGTGAACTCTGGATTGAGCAAAGATGCCTTTATCAATCTGGTGCTGGAGGAAAGACGACTCGAACTGGCTTTCGAATACAAGCGCTGGTACGACATCAAGCGGCGTAAATTGGGGCAAGCCGCCTTCACAGGTCCCAACTCTCTGGAACCGCATCCTAACTTCGATCCCAACCGGGACTATTTGATGCCCCTACCGAGGATTGAATTGCAGGTGAATCCTAACCTTGGTCCGCAGAACCCCGGCTATTGA
- a CDS encoding TonB-dependent receptor: protein MRITFCQLLCVSFMSAMAYAHTAPAQELLDRGVTLSLSKATLREALSQLANTTQVKFAYSRDVIRLSQPVDISARKEPLSSVLDRLLLPLHIEYRVVDDQILLSKSKRLAINTPRRLLGTRLSERVQPLDVTVTGTVTGADNNQPLPGVSVVVKGTSLGTTTNTSGVYQLTVPGPGSVLVFSFVGYLSREITVGNRQQLDVSLDADIKALSEVVVVGYGTVKKSDITGSVSSVSAEEMTAYPATGAVQALQGRAAGVQIQANNGEPGAAYKVRIRGGTSINASSDPIYVVDGFVGGAIPPPEDIESLEVLKDASATAIYGSRGANGVIMITTKRGKSGKPRIELNTSISSQNEINRLDLLNATQFVDYIKEARPTYTSPGASTDWQDQIFRTGGIQNHQLSISGGSDAVSYYLSGALYDQKGVILNSGFKRFSVTSNVEVKANSKLRIGLNLFAQRSSKQQAYTQEGSGGLTPGVVAAAFKFEPDQTIRDPQTGRFTVSRVNDPTDNPYAVATQLQNESVNDRVQGNLFAEYEIIDHLKFRTTLGATTNSGRAGYFAPTTLNSGRSVGGEASVSGSKSTQLLNENYLTYSRIFGGIHDLTLLGGYSYQSSSSESWSGTGQSFITDAVSYWNLDGSAVWQSPTSGLTESQIKSFYARLNYSLLDRYLFTANIRRDGSSNFSRNHKFATFPSGAFAWKMSNEPFMQNSNLISQWKWRVSYGLTGNQAISPYQTLARFSNVFTVIDGVPVNAVRPTTVANNDLTWETTAQFDVGTDISLFKNRINLVLDYYRMVTRDLLFSVQLPQYSGYATQLQNIGSVENKGFELTLNTRNLVGDLKWTTDVNFSMNRNKVLALPGGTDLEYSAAPGHLVGLGNTHVLREGYPVGSFFGWIYDGVYQEGDTYLPGGGFEQAAGGERFRDINEDGTLNSNDRAIIGNPNPDFIWGLNNELNYKGFDLNLFFQGSQGNDILSYSLMELNLLSGNNNATTEALNRWTPTNTNTDVPKAFAGRSRRVSTRWIYDGSYVRLKNLALGYNFPTSVIKKLGMTKLRLYASAQNILTFTKYPGYDPEVNYASSGATDSNRNLGLDYGSYPNAKSYTVGLNIGF, encoded by the coding sequence ATGAGAATTACCTTTTGTCAGCTGTTGTGTGTAAGTTTTATGTCGGCCATGGCGTACGCCCATACTGCGCCGGCGCAGGAACTCCTTGACCGGGGCGTCACCCTCAGTCTATCCAAAGCTACGCTTCGGGAGGCCCTCTCCCAGCTTGCGAACACCACGCAGGTCAAATTTGCGTATAGTCGCGATGTCATCCGGCTTTCCCAGCCGGTGGACATAAGCGCTCGGAAAGAACCTCTGTCTTCGGTACTGGACAGGCTGCTGCTACCGCTGCATATCGAATACCGGGTAGTAGACGACCAGATTCTGCTGTCGAAGTCGAAACGCCTGGCGATCAATACGCCCCGGCGCCTATTGGGTACTCGCCTTTCGGAGCGCGTGCAGCCGCTGGACGTTACAGTGACGGGTACCGTCACCGGAGCCGACAACAATCAGCCCCTCCCCGGTGTGAGTGTGGTGGTGAAAGGTACCAGTCTGGGTACCACCACCAATACTTCCGGGGTATACCAGCTGACCGTGCCCGGCCCCGGTTCCGTGCTGGTATTTAGTTTTGTGGGGTACCTCTCACGCGAAATCACGGTGGGCAACCGCCAGCAGCTTGACGTAAGTCTGGATGCAGACATCAAAGCATTGAGCGAGGTGGTCGTGGTAGGCTACGGTACGGTCAAGAAAAGTGACATCACAGGTTCGGTGTCGTCGGTGAGTGCGGAGGAAATGACCGCTTACCCGGCTACGGGGGCCGTGCAGGCTTTGCAGGGCCGGGCTGCCGGGGTACAGATTCAGGCCAACAACGGAGAACCCGGCGCGGCCTACAAGGTCAGGATCCGGGGGGGTACTTCGATCAACGCCAGCAGCGACCCCATCTACGTGGTGGACGGCTTCGTGGGCGGGGCCATTCCCCCTCCCGAAGACATCGAATCGCTGGAAGTACTCAAGGATGCGTCGGCCACGGCCATCTACGGTTCGCGGGGTGCCAACGGGGTCATCATGATCACCACCAAGCGGGGAAAATCCGGTAAGCCACGGATCGAACTCAATACGTCTATTTCGAGCCAAAACGAAATCAATCGGCTGGATTTGTTGAATGCCACCCAATTTGTCGATTACATTAAAGAGGCGCGGCCTACCTACACGTCGCCGGGAGCCAGCACCGACTGGCAAGACCAGATTTTCAGAACGGGCGGCATCCAGAACCACCAGCTTTCCATTTCGGGCGGCAGCGACGCCGTCAGCTACTACCTGTCCGGTGCCTTGTACGACCAAAAAGGCGTCATTCTGAACTCGGGCTTCAAGCGGTTTTCCGTCACCAGCAACGTGGAGGTGAAAGCCAATAGTAAGCTCAGGATCGGTCTCAACCTGTTTGCGCAGCGCAGTTCCAAGCAGCAGGCCTACACCCAGGAAGGTTCCGGGGGCCTGACGCCGGGTGTAGTGGCGGCGGCCTTCAAATTCGAACCCGATCAGACGATCCGCGATCCGCAAACGGGCCGCTTCACCGTTTCCCGCGTCAACGACCCAACCGACAATCCCTATGCCGTAGCCACCCAGCTACAGAATGAATCGGTGAACGACCGGGTTCAGGGCAACCTTTTCGCGGAATACGAAATCATCGACCATCTTAAGTTCCGCACTACTCTGGGAGCCACGACCAACAGCGGGCGGGCGGGGTACTTCGCTCCCACGACCCTCAATTCCGGACGCTCAGTTGGGGGGGAGGCGTCGGTCAGCGGTTCTAAAAGCACACAGTTGCTGAACGAAAACTACCTGACCTATTCCCGGATATTCGGCGGGATTCACGACCTCACCCTATTGGGGGGCTATTCCTACCAAAGCTCGTCGAGCGAAAGCTGGAGCGGCACCGGACAGTCGTTCATCACCGACGCCGTGTCGTACTGGAACCTGGACGGCTCGGCGGTGTGGCAAAGCCCCACTTCCGGCCTCACCGAGTCACAGATCAAGTCGTTTTACGCGCGCCTGAATTACTCCCTGCTGGACCGGTACCTGTTCACGGCCAATATCCGCCGCGACGGTTCGTCTAACTTCAGCCGGAACCATAAGTTCGCCACTTTTCCATCGGGCGCATTTGCCTGGAAAATGTCCAACGAACCCTTCATGCAAAACAGCAACCTCATCAGCCAGTGGAAGTGGCGGGTCAGCTACGGGTTGACGGGCAACCAGGCCATTTCGCCCTACCAAACCCTGGCGCGCTTCTCCAATGTATTCACCGTCATTGACGGGGTACCGGTCAACGCCGTGCGGCCCACCACCGTGGCCAACAACGACCTGACTTGGGAAACCACCGCTCAGTTTGACGTGGGGACGGACATCAGCCTTTTCAAAAACCGGATCAATCTGGTGCTGGACTACTACCGGATGGTCACCCGTGACCTGCTTTTCAGCGTTCAGTTGCCCCAATACTCGGGGTATGCCACCCAATTGCAGAACATCGGTTCGGTGGAAAACAAGGGATTTGAATTAACGCTCAACACCCGCAATCTGGTGGGTGACCTGAAATGGACCACGGACGTCAACTTCTCCATGAACCGTAACAAGGTACTCGCGCTGCCGGGCGGCACCGACCTGGAATACAGCGCCGCCCCCGGCCACCTGGTGGGGCTGGGCAACACCCATGTGTTGCGGGAAGGCTATCCGGTGGGTAGTTTCTTTGGCTGGATATACGACGGTGTGTACCAGGAAGGGGATACTTACCTGCCTGGTGGAGGTTTTGAACAGGCCGCCGGGGGCGAGAGGTTCCGGGATATCAACGAAGATGGTACCCTCAATAGCAACGACCGTGCTATCATTGGGAATCCCAATCCGGACTTCATCTGGGGACTCAATAACGAATTGAACTACAAGGGGTTTGATTTGAATTTGTTCTTTCAGGGCTCCCAGGGGAACGATATCCTGAGTTATTCGCTCATGGAACTCAACCTGCTGTCGGGCAACAACAACGCCACTACGGAGGCCCTCAACCGCTGGACTCCCACCAATACGAATACCGATGTTCCCAAAGCCTTTGCCGGCCGTTCCCGCCGGGTATCGACCCGCTGGATTTATGACGGCAGTTACGTGCGCCTGAAAAACCTGGCTCTGGGCTACAACTTCCCAACCTCCGTGATCAAGAAACTGGGCATGACCAAGCTGCGCCTTTACGCCAGCGCCCAGAATATACTGACTTTTACCAAATACCCGGGATATGATCCGGAGGTCAACTACGCTTCGTCGGGTGCCACCGATAGCAACCGCAACCTGGGCCTTGATTACGGTAGCTATCCTAATGCCAAATCTTATACCGTAGGCTTGAATATTGGCTTTTAA
- a CDS encoding FecR family protein has protein sequence MKGKALPADLLKRYLTNTCTEAERRVVDEWYLRLDREQEAAPFSIDEHALLQRIRADIAHTLPPREEAPVVPLNRRRWLYLSGIAASLLLLLGVGYLAWNRPATDSSSAATSGTPDWTVHTNTTKKIERYLFPDQSVVWLQPGARLSHPAAFAPAPHREVRFAGEGFFEVVRDTLHPFIIYSGALKTQVLGTSFNVRAYENDSSYHVSVLTGSVAVSAPASPTHDEEVLVLKTNEQATYQNATRSLTLETAAAKPEIKQAWRPASLVFNDTPLSEAAAQLQKAFQIHIELANPALNTCRLTVDFNKQRLPEILNMINTLLGSTYELEGDTIRIFGDGCSD, from the coding sequence ATGAAGGGAAAAGCTTTACCTGCCGATTTGCTCAAAAGGTACCTCACAAATACCTGCACCGAAGCGGAGCGGCGGGTGGTGGACGAATGGTACCTCCGGCTCGACCGGGAGCAGGAAGCTGCCCCTTTTTCCATCGATGAACACGCATTACTGCAACGCATTCGGGCGGACATAGCCCACACGTTGCCACCGCGTGAGGAGGCTCCTGTTGTTCCACTGAACAGACGGCGGTGGCTGTATCTGAGCGGGATTGCGGCAAGCCTGCTTCTGTTGCTGGGCGTAGGGTACCTTGCCTGGAATCGGCCGGCAACGGATTCGTCCTCCGCTGCGACATCGGGTACCCCGGACTGGACTGTTCATACCAACACCACCAAAAAAATCGAGCGCTACCTTTTTCCGGATCAGAGTGTAGTGTGGCTTCAGCCGGGCGCGCGGCTCTCTCATCCCGCTGCTTTTGCGCCCGCCCCCCATCGTGAAGTACGCTTTGCCGGAGAGGGATTCTTTGAGGTGGTCCGCGATACCCTGCATCCCTTCATTATTTATAGCGGCGCGCTCAAAACCCAGGTACTGGGTACGAGTTTCAATGTACGGGCCTACGAAAACGACTCCTCCTATCATGTATCGGTGCTAACCGGTAGCGTGGCCGTAAGCGCCCCGGCTTCTCCGACACACGATGAGGAGGTACTGGTACTAAAAACCAACGAGCAGGCCACCTACCAAAATGCCACCAGGAGCCTAACCCTTGAAACGGCTGCTGCGAAACCCGAAATAAAGCAAGCCTGGCGACCGGCATCCCTGGTGTTCAACGATACACCTTTGTCGGAAGCTGCGGCACAACTGCAAAAAGCGTTTCAGATACACATTGAACTGGCCAACCCGGCCCTCAATACCTGTCGGCTCACGGTCGATTTCAACAAGCAGCGACTGCCCGAAATTCTCAATATGATCAATACTTTGCTGGGGAGTACCTACGAGTTGGAAGGCGATACGATTCGTATTTTCGGCGATGGGTGTTCCGACTGA
- a CDS encoding RNA polymerase sigma-70 factor has product MDQSYKNYTDNELLRLMREHDDDRAFDALYGRYVHTLLHTAVRKTGDSAAAQDLVQELFVKFWLNRHTCTIHKTVAAYFNGMLRNLIITHYHQEQARQPTALEYATQLSDNITGEQIQFDTLNDLYEQSLQKLPEKCREVFVLSRKGYSQKEIARSLAISEKTVEAHIGKALRILRIEMKDYIVFALITSTLGSLL; this is encoded by the coding sequence GTGGACCAATCGTATAAGAACTACACCGACAATGAGCTACTTCGTCTTATGCGCGAGCATGATGATGATAGGGCCTTTGATGCGTTGTATGGCCGCTATGTTCATACATTGCTCCATACGGCAGTGCGAAAAACCGGCGACAGCGCCGCTGCTCAAGATCTTGTGCAGGAGTTGTTTGTCAAATTCTGGCTCAACCGCCACACCTGTACCATTCATAAAACCGTAGCGGCTTATTTCAACGGGATGCTCCGGAACCTGATTATTACCCACTACCACCAGGAGCAGGCGCGGCAACCGACCGCCCTGGAATACGCCACGCAGCTTTCCGATAACATCACCGGTGAGCAAATCCAGTTCGACACGCTCAACGATCTGTACGAGCAATCGCTTCAGAAACTGCCTGAAAAATGTCGGGAGGTATTCGTTTTGAGCCGCAAAGGCTATAGTCAGAAAGAAATTGCCCGTTCGCTGGCGATTTCTGAAAAAACCGTCGAGGCTCACATTGGGAAGGCGCTCCGGATTCTGCGAATCGAGATGAAAGACTACATTGTTTTTGCCCTAATAACCAGCACCTTGGGCTCGCTCCTCTGA
- a CDS encoding 2Fe-2S iron-sulfur cluster-binding protein, whose translation MQENVLSLRIRNIISETSDTRTFVLELAEGGALSYEPGQFLTFLLHVQGHEVRRSYSMSSTPGVDEFPAVTIKRVTNGEISRYWHDHVEVGTRLTALPPAGRFVLEPAEGQPRDVVLIGAGSGITPLFSILKYVLTNEPESRVTLLYASRRERSIIFGRQLAEWQRGYPDRLEIVHVLSQPTDDWLGTRGRINNFRLERMIGRYLHFPAERARFFLCGPFELMRTTEITLRFMGFEDDQIRKENFVIDPAPPPPKHSEPHTIQLTFRSKTYALEVPAYTTILQAGLEQGIPIPYSCRGGRCATCAALCRSGTVRMSINDVLTDRDLAQGWVLTCTAYVESEGVVVEVV comes from the coding sequence ATGCAAGAAAATGTGCTCTCCCTCCGCATCAGGAACATTATTTCCGAAACTTCCGATACCCGTACCTTCGTGCTCGAACTGGCTGAGGGCGGGGCCTTATCCTACGAACCCGGCCAGTTTCTTACCTTTCTGCTGCATGTCCAGGGACACGAGGTACGTCGCTCGTACTCCATGAGCTCGACACCGGGTGTGGATGAGTTTCCGGCCGTTACCATCAAGCGCGTGACGAATGGCGAAATATCCCGTTACTGGCACGATCACGTGGAGGTGGGTACCCGGCTCACTGCCCTGCCGCCCGCGGGTAGGTTTGTGCTGGAACCTGCGGAAGGCCAGCCCCGCGATGTGGTATTGATTGGCGCAGGAAGCGGAATCACCCCTTTGTTTTCTATTCTTAAGTACGTACTGACCAACGAACCCGAAAGCCGCGTGACGCTGCTTTACGCCAGTCGCCGGGAGCGGAGCATCATATTTGGCAGGCAGTTGGCGGAGTGGCAGCGGGGGTACCCTGATCGGCTGGAAATCGTCCATGTGCTGAGTCAGCCGACCGATGACTGGCTGGGAACGCGGGGCCGGATCAACAATTTCCGGTTGGAGCGCATGATTGGGAGGTACCTTCATTTCCCGGCCGAGCGGGCGCGTTTTTTCTTATGCGGGCCCTTTGAATTGATGCGCACGACCGAGATTACGCTTCGGTTTATGGGTTTTGAAGACGATCAGATTCGTAAAGAGAATTTCGTAATAGACCCCGCCCCGCCGCCACCGAAGCATTCGGAGCCACACACGATCCAACTTACTTTCCGATCAAAAACCTATGCGCTGGAGGTACCTGCCTACACCACCATTCTGCAAGCCGGCCTCGAGCAGGGTATCCCGATTCCGTACAGTTGCCGGGGCGGCCGCTGCGCCACCTGCGCGGCCCTCTGCCGGTCGGGTACCGTACGGATGAGTATCAACGATGTGCTGACCGATCGCGATTTGGCGCAGGGCTGGGTGCTAACCTGCACGGCCTATGTGGAGAGTGAGGGTGTGGTGGTGGAGGTGGTGTAG
- a CDS encoding DUF3800 domain-containing protein → MNYILFLDESGDHGLAKIDSGFPVFVLCGVMFSEENYTRFKSSINLVKEAFWADKKVILHSRDIRKCEKEFQILLDYDTKARFYSELNTIMIEQDYRIIAAAIDKQAHIKKYGRLATGPYEIALSFIIERAIFYLDSIYANSKTLSIVIEKRGKREDEALKSHFLKLRSLGTYYVTPERLASYEVEIEFKDKKDNINGLQLSDLVAYPIARYVMDKERANPAFDVIVPKFYTKAGKWQGVGLKIFP, encoded by the coding sequence ATGAATTATATTTTATTCCTTGATGAAAGCGGTGACCACGGACTTGCTAAGATTGATTCTGGTTTCCCCGTTTTTGTGCTCTGTGGGGTAATGTTCTCAGAAGAAAATTACACTCGTTTCAAATCTTCTATAAACCTTGTTAAGGAAGCGTTTTGGGCAGATAAGAAGGTTATACTACATTCAAGAGACATCCGAAAATGTGAGAAGGAGTTTCAAATTCTTCTTGACTACGATACTAAAGCCCGATTCTACTCTGAGCTAAACACTATTATGATAGAGCAAGATTATCGGATCATTGCTGCGGCTATTGATAAGCAGGCTCACATTAAGAAATATGGACGATTGGCTACTGGTCCATATGAGATAGCCTTATCTTTTATTATTGAACGGGCTATATTTTACCTCGATAGCATTTACGCAAACAGTAAGACACTTTCAATTGTAATCGAGAAAAGAGGGAAAAGGGAAGATGAAGCACTCAAATCGCATTTTTTGAAACTCAGAAGCCTAGGCACTTATTACGTGACTCCTGAGCGACTTGCTTCTTACGAGGTAGAAATCGAATTTAAGGATAAGAAAGACAACATAAATGGTCTTCAATTATCTGACTTGGTAGCCTATCCAATCGCAAGGTATGTAATGGATAAAGAGAGGGCTAATCCCGCTTTCGACGTAATTGTTCCTAAATTTTACACCAAAGCAGGGAAATGGCAAGGCGTTGGACTAAAAATATTCCCCTAA
- a CDS encoding alpha-L-fucosidase — protein sequence MKKILIVVLLVASQTLWAQVPPKPYGPLPSPRQLAWHEVEQYGLIHFTPTTFENKEWGYGDADPKIFNPKEFDAEQIVQAAKAGGLRGIIFVAKHHDGFCLWPTNTTDYNITKSPFRDGKGDMVKEVADAARKYGLKFGVYCSPWDRNNAAYGTPEYLAIYREQLRELYTNYGPLFMSWHDGANGGDGYYGGAREKRSIDNTTYYQWDETWTNLTRKLQPGANIFSDIGWDVRWVGNEKGTAAETHWATFTPQPPKGVNEAVPGQANYEDSPTGMRDGKFWIPAECDVPLRKGWFYHPDQQPKSPDELFDLYLKSVGRGAALDLGLAPDTRGLLSDADVASLKTFGDRLQKTYAVNLARPAYIRAINVRGYNSIYGTKNLVDNNPDTYWTTDEDFKKSEFTVEFSQPTDFDLISIRENIKFGQRVEEFAVDSWENDAWKEIHKGTSIGARRLIKFDAPVTTTKLRVRFTKTPEVVVLSELGVYKVAE from the coding sequence ATGAAGAAAATTTTAATCGTAGTATTACTAGTAGCCAGTCAAACGCTTTGGGCACAGGTACCCCCCAAACCCTACGGACCCCTACCCTCGCCACGCCAGTTGGCATGGCACGAAGTAGAACAGTACGGACTAATCCATTTTACCCCTACTACATTTGAAAATAAAGAATGGGGCTACGGCGACGCTGACCCGAAGATTTTCAACCCCAAAGAATTCGATGCCGAACAGATCGTGCAAGCCGCTAAGGCGGGCGGCCTGCGGGGCATTATTTTCGTAGCTAAGCACCATGATGGTTTCTGTCTGTGGCCCACAAATACGACCGATTATAATATTACCAAAAGTCCTTTCCGCGATGGAAAAGGCGATATGGTGAAGGAAGTGGCCGACGCCGCCCGTAAGTACGGCCTGAAATTTGGTGTATACTGCTCGCCCTGGGACCGCAACAATGCCGCCTACGGTACCCCGGAGTACCTCGCCATCTACCGCGAGCAACTCCGCGAATTGTACACCAATTACGGTCCCTTGTTCATGTCGTGGCACGATGGAGCCAACGGCGGCGACGGCTACTACGGTGGCGCGCGCGAAAAACGCTCGATTGATAACACAACCTACTACCAGTGGGACGAAACCTGGACCAACCTGACCCGCAAGCTACAGCCCGGTGCCAACATTTTCAGCGATATCGGTTGGGACGTGCGTTGGGTAGGCAATGAAAAAGGTACGGCCGCCGAAACACACTGGGCTACCTTTACGCCCCAGCCGCCCAAGGGTGTCAACGAGGCCGTTCCCGGCCAGGCCAATTATGAGGATAGTCCCACGGGGATGCGTGACGGCAAGTTCTGGATTCCGGCCGAGTGCGACGTACCCCTGCGCAAGGGCTGGTTTTATCATCCCGATCAACAGCCTAAGTCGCCCGACGAGCTTTTTGATTTGTACCTGAAAAGTGTAGGCCGGGGTGCCGCCCTCGATCTGGGCCTGGCTCCCGATACGCGCGGCCTGCTGAGCGACGCCGATGTAGCTTCCCTAAAAACCTTTGGCGACCGCCTGCAAAAAACCTACGCCGTCAATCTGGCGCGGCCCGCCTATATCCGGGCCATCAATGTGCGGGGCTATAATTCGATCTATGGTACCAAGAATCTGGTGGATAATAACCCGGATACCTACTGGACCACCGATGAAGATTTTAAGAAATCGGAATTCACCGTTGAATTTTCCCAGCCCACGGACTTCGATCTGATCAGTATCCGGGAAAACATCAAATTCGGCCAGCGCGTGGAAGAATTTGCCGTGGATAGCTGGGAAAACGATGCCTGGAAAGAAATACATAAAGGTACCAGCATCGGTGCACGGCGTCTGATCAAATTCGATGCGCCTGTCACTACGACCAAGCTACGGGTACGGTTCACCAAAACGCCCGAAGTGGTGGTGCTGAGTGAGTTAGGGGTTTATAAGGTAGCGGAGTGA